The proteins below are encoded in one region of Paeniglutamicibacter cryotolerans:
- a CDS encoding GNAT family N-acetyltransferase, protein MLILRGLLPGDREQALAAHAELARENVDFLLDYDVGVDWAGYLALLSRQHGGIDLPAGRVPADLLAAVQGDDIVGRVSIRYELNDMLALIGGHLGYAVRPGYRRRGHAGRIMALALPRLAARGIDSALVTCAADNVASRKAIEGAGGAIDGEVELLPGYVTLRYRVPTA, encoded by the coding sequence ATGCTGATCCTGCGCGGCCTGCTGCCGGGGGACCGGGAGCAGGCGCTGGCGGCGCACGCCGAACTGGCGCGGGAGAACGTGGACTTCCTCCTCGATTACGACGTGGGCGTGGACTGGGCCGGATACCTGGCATTGCTGTCGCGGCAGCACGGGGGCATCGACCTGCCCGCGGGCCGGGTCCCGGCGGACCTGTTGGCCGCCGTGCAGGGCGATGACATTGTTGGGCGGGTGTCGATCCGGTACGAGCTCAACGACATGCTCGCGCTCATCGGCGGGCACCTCGGTTACGCGGTGCGCCCGGGGTACCGTCGTCGCGGCCACGCTGGCCGGATCATGGCCTTGGCGCTGCCGAGGCTGGCCGCCCGCGGCATCGATTCGGCGCTGGTGACCTGCGCTGCCGATAACGTGGCATCGCGCAAGGCCATCGAGGGTGCCGGTGGAGCCATCGACGGAGAGGTTGAGCTGCTGCCCGGATACGTCACGCTCCGCTACCGGGTGCCCACCGCCTGA
- a CDS encoding L-serine ammonia-lyase, with product MAISVFDLFTVGIGPSSSHTVGPMRAAHAFAAKLVRERVAAKVASLDIHFYGSLAATGHGHGTFTATLLGLEGFAPESILPEQVQTRLADIEASGVLNLCAELGEPNPIAYAIADMVNHPLTVLPRHTNGMKLAALDADGVVLEQDTYYSVGGGFIVRDGAEDRLAGAFEEKVNAMPYPFRTGAELFAHCNGNSLRVSDVMLANEQTLRNTEEIHAGLQHIWAVMEECKDASLTRTGVLPGGLKVRRRAPEWHSKLTLQDPDREARFWQEWVNLVALAVNEENASGGRVVTAPTNGAAGIIPAVMFYATHYAPGADDWTQAQKQDVISRFLLTSAAVGVLYKEQASISGAEVGCQGEVGSASSMAAAGLAEILGGTPDQVENAAEIAMEHNLGLTCDPIGGLVQIPCIERNAIAASKAINAAKMALMGDGQHHVTLDEVIITMRETGKDMSSKYKETAMGGLAVNVIEC from the coding sequence GTGGCCATCAGCGTTTTCGACCTGTTCACCGTGGGCATCGGCCCCTCGAGCTCGCATACGGTGGGCCCCATGCGGGCCGCCCATGCCTTCGCCGCCAAACTCGTGCGCGAACGCGTCGCCGCGAAGGTGGCCTCGCTCGACATCCACTTCTACGGATCGCTCGCCGCGACCGGCCACGGACACGGGACCTTCACGGCGACACTGCTCGGGCTCGAGGGCTTTGCCCCCGAATCGATCCTTCCCGAGCAGGTCCAGACGCGCCTGGCGGATATCGAGGCCAGCGGCGTGCTGAACCTCTGCGCCGAGCTCGGCGAGCCGAATCCGATCGCCTATGCCATCGCCGACATGGTCAACCACCCGTTGACCGTCCTCCCGCGCCACACCAACGGCATGAAGCTCGCCGCGCTGGATGCCGACGGCGTGGTCCTGGAGCAGGATACCTACTACTCGGTCGGCGGCGGTTTCATCGTGCGCGATGGCGCCGAGGACCGGCTGGCGGGGGCCTTCGAGGAGAAGGTCAATGCCATGCCCTACCCGTTCCGCACCGGTGCCGAGCTGTTCGCCCACTGTAATGGGAACTCGCTGCGGGTCAGTGACGTCATGCTGGCCAACGAGCAGACGTTGCGCAATACCGAGGAAATCCACGCCGGCCTGCAGCATATCTGGGCTGTGATGGAAGAATGCAAGGACGCCTCGCTGACCCGCACCGGAGTGCTTCCCGGCGGGCTGAAGGTCAGGCGCCGAGCCCCCGAATGGCACAGCAAGCTCACCCTCCAGGACCCTGATCGCGAAGCCAGGTTCTGGCAGGAATGGGTGAACCTTGTCGCGCTGGCCGTCAACGAGGAAAACGCCTCCGGCGGGCGCGTCGTCACGGCGCCCACCAACGGCGCCGCCGGCATCATCCCGGCCGTGATGTTCTACGCCACCCATTACGCACCGGGCGCCGATGACTGGACGCAGGCGCAGAAGCAGGACGTGATCTCCCGTTTCCTGCTGACTTCGGCAGCCGTGGGCGTGTTGTACAAGGAGCAGGCTTCCATCTCCGGCGCCGAGGTCGGCTGCCAGGGCGAGGTGGGTTCGGCCTCCTCGATGGCGGCTGCGGGGCTGGCCGAGATCCTCGGCGGCACCCCGGACCAGGTGGAGAATGCGGCCGAGATTGCCATGGAACACAACCTGGGGCTGACCTGCGACCCGATTGGCGGTCTCGTGCAGATCCCGTGCATCGAGCGCAATGCCATTGCTGCCTCCAAGGCCATCAACGCGGCAAAGATGGCGCTGATGGGCGACGGCCAGCACCATGTCACCCTCGACGAGGTCATCATCACCATGCGGGAAACCGGCAAGGACATGAGCTCCAAATACAAGGAAACGGCGATGGGCGGTCTGGCGGTCAACGTCATCGAATGCTGA
- the gcvH gene encoding glycine cleavage system protein GcvH, with amino-acid sequence MSKVLSGLRYSAEHEWLDASAPAKVGITQVAADALGDVVYVDLPEVGATITAGESCGEVESTKSVSDLYAPVSGTIVAINQDAVDNPAILNEDPYGAGWLFTVDVSEEGPLLSAQDYASANGGDVE; translated from the coding sequence ATGAGCAAGGTTCTCTCCGGTCTGCGCTACTCCGCCGAGCACGAATGGCTCGACGCCTCGGCGCCGGCCAAGGTCGGCATCACCCAGGTTGCCGCCGACGCCCTCGGCGATGTGGTCTACGTCGACCTGCCCGAGGTCGGCGCCACCATCACCGCCGGCGAGTCCTGTGGAGAGGTCGAATCCACCAAGTCGGTCTCCGATCTGTACGCGCCGGTTTCCGGCACAATCGTCGCCATCAACCAGGATGCCGTCGACAACCCGGCGATCCTGAACGAGGACCCTTACGGCGCCGGCTGGCTGTTCACCGTCGACGTCTCGGAGGAGGGCCCGTTGCTTTCGGCCCAGGACTACGCATCGGCCAACGGCGGAGACGTCGAATAG
- the gcvT gene encoding glycine cleavage system aminomethyltransferase GcvT gives MSDPKKTSLHGEHEKLGASFTDFGGWDMPLKYGSELAEHKAVRATAGLFDLSHMGEVWVQGPQAATFLNSALAGNMAIMAVGRAKYSVICNADGGIIDDLITYRRAEDKFLVVPNAGNAPVVAAALAERAAGFDVLVTDASADTSLIAVQGPASVAILEQLIDAASHDVLTGMKYYAADEVAVAGHDVLLARTGYTGEDGFELYLPNAQAPALWAALMEAGAAHGLVPAGLACRDSLRLEAGMPLYGNELSLDVTPFDAGLGGIVSFKKEEDFVGRAALEAKKAAGTQRALVGLKGLGRRAGRGGYKVMSDGVVVGTVTSGQPSPTLGYPVALAYVDNAFAEIGTELDVDLRGKAEPFEVVALPFYKRDK, from the coding sequence ATGAGCGACCCGAAGAAAACCTCCCTGCATGGGGAACATGAAAAGCTCGGCGCCTCCTTCACCGACTTCGGTGGCTGGGACATGCCGTTGAAGTACGGCTCGGAACTGGCCGAACACAAGGCGGTGCGTGCCACGGCGGGCCTGTTCGACCTCTCCCACATGGGCGAGGTTTGGGTCCAGGGACCGCAGGCGGCAACGTTCCTGAACTCGGCGCTGGCCGGGAACATGGCGATCATGGCCGTGGGCCGCGCCAAGTACTCGGTGATCTGCAATGCCGACGGCGGGATCATTGATGACCTGATCACCTACCGCCGCGCCGAGGACAAATTCCTCGTCGTGCCCAACGCCGGCAACGCGCCGGTCGTTGCGGCGGCTTTGGCCGAGCGTGCCGCCGGCTTCGACGTGCTCGTCACCGACGCCTCGGCGGACACTTCGCTGATCGCCGTCCAGGGTCCGGCCTCCGTGGCCATCCTGGAGCAGCTGATCGACGCGGCATCGCACGATGTCCTCACCGGCATGAAGTACTACGCCGCCGACGAGGTCGCCGTAGCGGGCCACGACGTGCTGCTGGCACGCACCGGGTACACCGGCGAGGACGGCTTCGAGCTGTACCTGCCGAACGCGCAGGCACCGGCCCTGTGGGCGGCGCTCATGGAAGCAGGCGCGGCACACGGGCTCGTTCCGGCGGGACTGGCCTGCCGTGACTCGCTGCGCTTGGAGGCCGGCATGCCGCTGTACGGCAACGAGCTCTCCCTCGATGTCACCCCGTTCGACGCGGGCCTGGGCGGAATTGTCTCCTTCAAGAAAGAAGAGGATTTCGTGGGACGTGCGGCACTGGAGGCCAAGAAGGCAGCGGGCACGCAGCGCGCCCTGGTCGGGCTCAAGGGCCTGGGCCGGCGCGCCGGACGCGGCGGCTATAAGGTCATGAGCGACGGCGTCGTCGTCGGCACGGTCACCTCCGGCCAGCCTTCCCCGACGCTGGGCTACCCGGTGGCGCTGGCCTACGTGGACAACGCCTTCGCCGAGATTGGAACCGAGCTCGATGTCGATCTGCGCGGCAAGGCCGAGCCCTTCGAGGTCGTCGCGCTCCCGTTCTACAAGCGGGACAAGTAA